The DNA region GGTCGCGCTCGTTGCGACGGTGTTCGGGGTCGGCGAGCGCCTCCAACGCGACACCGACGGCCTCGTCTGATGGCCCCGGCCGGAACCCCGGACTCCGGGGCGGTGCATTGCCGGCTCGACGAACTGCTCGCCGCCCGCGGCATGACCCTCACCCGGCTGAGCGAGCTCGTGGGCGTGAGCGTCGTCAACCTCAGCGTGATGAAGAACGATCGGGCCCGCGCCATCAGGTTCTCCACCCTCGAGGCCGTCTGCCGGGCTCTCGACTGCGAGATCGGCGAGTTGTTCGTGCTGCGACGGTGACGGATGCCACCGCCCGGCGGATCACAGCTCGCTCCCGGTTCGGGCTCAGCGCATCGCCTTGAGCGTGATGCTCTGGTCGTCGACCCGGATGCTCACGTCGGAGTCGGTCGTGACGTCTTCAGGGGTCGCGAAGACGGTGGTGTGGGGCGCGTAGTCGGCGGTGCAGGCCTTGTCCGGTGGGATGGGGACGACGGACACCACCAGCGAGTTCGACGACGCGACCCGCATCCTCTCGCCGATCGGCGGGCATCCGGAGCTGCCGTAGAGGGTCAATGCGATCTGTTCGCCGCTGTCGAGCCACGACGCGTAGGGCGCCAGCGCGCTCTCCCCACGGTCGACGACGCCCTTCGGGCCGCCCGCGAAGTTCTCGACGGCAGCGCTGCCCCGAGCCCCGCTGCTGCCGCTGCCGCCGCCGGATCCGGCACCGCTGCAGCCCGCGAGCGCCAGCCCCGTCGTGATGACGGCGACGGATGCGGCGAGCCGTGCGAGGCTCCGGGCGCTGAACATGCGGCCAGCCTACGCTCGGGTGCTGATGCTCGGGAAGGCGAGCGCAATAGGCTCTCCCCATGAGCAATCTGGAGAAGCACCCGGCCGAGCTCATCCTCGACGAGCCGGCCGTCGCAGCCCTCGACACTGCCGCCCACGACGTGCAGATTCTGGAGGCGCGGGAGGTGCCGCTCGGCGGGCCTCGGGCGATGAAGGTGCACCGCACTCTGCCGCAGCGCGGCCGCCCCACCATCGGCGCGTGGTGTTTCGCCGACCACTACGGGCCGGGCGACTCCGACAGCATGGTCGTGCCGCCGCATCCGCACACCGGACTCCAGACGGCCAGCTGGTTGTTCGGCGGCGAGATCGAACATCGCGACAGTGTCGGAACCCTGGGACGCATCCATCCAGGACAGCTCAACCTCATGACGGCCGGCCGCGGCATCTCGCACTCGGAGGTGTCGCTCGGCGACGCCACGAAACTGCACGGGGTGCAGCTGTGGATCGTGCTTCCCGACGACGCCCGCCACGGAGAGCCGTTCTTCGAGAGGCACACGGCTGTGGCGGTCTCGGTGGCGGATGCCGACCTGCAGGTGTTCGTCGGCGACATCGCCGGAGTGACGACCGACGCCTCGGTCTTCACTCCCCTGCTCGGCGCCCAGCTCGATCTTCCGCTGTTCGGACGCGCCGAGCTGCCGCTCGACCCCGACTTCGAGCACGGCCTGCTCGTCGACGTCGGGCCTCTCACGGTCGACGGCGTCGAGGTCGCACGCACCGAGCTCGCCTACCTGTCTCCCGGACGCACTACCGTGACGGTGACGGCGGGCGAGGCCGGCGCCCGGGCGCTGCTCCTCGGCGGAGAGCCGTTCGCAGAGCGCTTCATCATGTGGTGGAACTTCATCGGCCGAACGCACGACGAGATCCAGCAGTTCCGGAGCGACTGGCAGACGGATGCGATCACCCACGGCGATCCCGGGGGCCGCTTCGGCATCGTCGACTACGACGGCCGCGCTCTTCCGGCGCCCGAGATGCCGACGGTGCGCCTCAAGCCGCGGTCGTAGCGACCGGATCGCCCATGGCCCGCTCGCAGAGGGCCGAGCGAAGCGACCGCCCGACGCGCAGCCCTGGAGCGCTTCGGCCGCAGACTTCCGTCCCGGTCTCTTCGGGCTACATCACTGCAGAGCGCTCGTCAGACGCGCGAGGTTGTCGAGCACGGTAGAGCGCAGGGGCTGCGCCATCCAGTCCTCGAGGGTGAGCTCCTTGCTGGCGGCACGGTAGTCGTCCTCGACGGCACGCATCTCCTGAACGAAGCTCTTGCCTCGCACCATCAGGGAGACCTCCATGTTGAGGCCGAAGGAACGCATGTCCATGTTGCTCGAGCCGATGACCGCCACGTCCTCGTCGATCGTGAAGTGCTTCGCGTGGAGGATGTACGGCGCCTTGTACATGTAGATGCGCACGCCACTGCGCAGCAGCGCCTCGTAGTAGGAGCGCTGCGCGTGCCAGACCAGCGCCTGGTCGCCGATCTCCGAGACGAACAGGTCGACGGCCACACCCCGTTGCACAGCCGTCGTGATCGCGTAGAGCATCGCCTCGTCCGGCACGAAGTACGGGCTGGTGATGACGATGCGCTCCTGCGCGTTGTAGAGCAGCGCCAGGAAGAGCCGGAGATTGTTCTCGCCGGCGAATCCGGGACCGCTCGGCACCACCTGGCACTCGAGCAGGCGCGGGTCGTCGATCGACTCGAGCACCTCCGCCTCCTTCTCCAGGAGCACGTCGGACTCGATGAACCAGTCGGTGATGAAGATGAGGTTGAGCGCGTCGACGACGGGTCCGTCGACGCGGGCCACGAGCTCCTGCCACTTGAGGCCGCGCTTGATGTTCGACTTCTTGTTGTAGGTGCGATCGATGAGGTTCTGCGACCCCACGAAGGCCGTGCGTCCGTCGACCACCAGGATCTTGCGGTGGTTGCGCAGGTCGAGCCGCTGGTTGTTGCCCTTGAGCGGCTGCACGGGCAGCATCAGGTACCACTCGGCACCCATGTCGGTGAGGCGTCTCAGGGTGGCCTTGTAGTCGCGGGTGTGCGACGAGGCCCAGTGATCGAGCAGCACGCGCACCTTAACGCCCCGCTGCACGGCCGCTTCGAGCGCATCGAAGAAGGCGGCGGTCGTCTGGTCGCACGAGAGGATGTAGAACTCGACGTGCACGTACTTGCGTGCCGTCGCGACCTCGGCCGTCATGGCGTCGATCGATCCCTGGTAGCTCGCGATGAGATGAGCGGAGTTGCCGTCGACCATGGGCATCGCACTCAGGTTGGAGTTCAGTTCGACGATGGCGCCGAACCACGCCGGCCACTGCTCATTCGCCTGCCGCCCCTCAGGGACGTCGGTGTTCGCGCGGATGAAGGCGTCCATCTCCTTCTGCTTCGCGCGCCTCTTGCGCGGAAGCTTCGGATTGCCGATCAGCAGGAAGAGCAGGACGCCGATGTAGGGGATGAAGAAGACGGCCAGCAGCCACGCCGTGGCAGCCGTCGGTCGACGATTGCGCGGAATGATGATGATCGCCGCGATACGGATGGACCAGTCGATGATGAGCAGAAGCGCGACGACAAGCAGCGACAGGTCCGTCGACGACATCTGCGCTCAGACCGCGGGCTTGTCGCGGTGAGGCGCATCGAGGCCGAGCTTGGCGCGCTCTTCTGCCTCGATCTCGCTGTAGACCTTGCGCTCGGTGCGGTCGGCACGGAGCAGGGCACGCATGATGAACCAGAAGATGCCGCCGACGAGTACCGTCGGCGTGAGCGACCAGAGCGCGTTGACCCAGAAGTTGTCCATAGCCCTGCCATTCTACGGCCCCGGATGCCGCTCCCCCACCGGCCGCTCGACCGGCGCCCCGACGGGTACCCGAATGCAGGCCGGATCGCGTCATTCCGCCGAGGACAGGCCAGCCTGGCCTGTTGCCGCGCATCCGGCCTGTCTTCGCAACGCGTCACCCGCGGCTCGGGCGTCCGCATCTCAGCAGCTCGCGGAGCACGCCGATGCATCCGTCGATGTCCGTCATCACCTGGTCGTAACCGAAGCGGTGATAGCGCATACCCCGACGGATGCTCTCCGCGTCACGGCGGTGGTCGACCGCCACCTGCTGAGCCGAGGAGTGCCATCTGTATCCGTCGACCTCGACGATCAGCCAGCCGTCGATGAGCAGGTCGACCCGGCCGACGGATGAGACCTGCACCTGCACCTCCACCCGCCAGCCCTGGGCGAGGGCTGCGAGCCGAAGCAGAGTCTCCACCCCCGAATCCGCGAGCCCGTTCACATCGCGACGCAAACGCCGGAGCCGGCGCGGAAGGCGATCGAACAGCTCGTCGACCCTGTGGGCCGGCAGCAACCCCAGTCGTACAGCGCTGTCGACGGACGCGATCCCGTGGGCGGCCTCCGGTTCGCGGCGAAGCAGATGCTCGAGGGCGTCGATCGCCGACGCCCTCCACGGCCGAGCGTCGTCGACCTGCGGCGGCCGCCTGGCCTGCACGCGGTACTCCCCCTCGCCGACCGGCGACAGCCTGCTGGCCGAGTGCGGCGTCGCCACGCACAGACCGGTGTCGTGGGAGACCCAGACGCCCATGCTGCGCAAGGCGCTCTCCCCACCGAGAAACCCTCGGAGCTCGATCGCCCGCACCGCAGCGGGCTCGACGCCCGGAGCGGCAAGCCAGGACCGTCCGACCGAGCGCAGGATTCCTCGATCTACAGCGGCCCGCATCGCTGCGTCGGTGTGGCCCAGCCGGCGTAGCCGCGAGCGCGGAGCGAGCTGGCCGAGCCCGGCCATATCGGCCGCGAGGGCAGACTCGCGCGCTGCGGCGCGGATCGAGGAGGCTGAGACAGGGCGGGCGCTGAGGGTCTGCATCCGCCCATGCTGCTCTCGATGACGGAGACTGGAGCCGTCGGCGACGCTCAGCGAGCGATGCCGCGGGCGCGCGCGGGTTGGGGAGGATGCTCGAGAACAGGCCGAAGCGCCGAGAATAGGCCAGCCTGGCCTGTTGCCGCGCTGAACGCGCGATCCGGCCTGTTCTCCGACGACGGGGGGGGGTGGGACGCGGCTAGTTCGAGACGATGCCGATGATGCCCGTCACGATCATGTAGACGGCAACGCCTCCGACGGCGAGCCAGATGCCAAGGCGTGTGTTGGAGACGGGCTTCTTCCCGCCGTTGTCGGGTTCGAGCTCGCTCTTCGGGAGATAGTCGTTCATCACTTCACCAGGGGGAACAGGATCGTCTCGCGGATGCCGAGGCCGGACAGTGCCATGAGCAGACGATCGATGCCCATGCCCATGCCGCCGGTCGGAGGCATGCCGAATTCGAGGGCGCGGAGGAACTCCTCGTCGAGGCGCATGGCCTCGGGATCGCCGCCAGCAGCGAGCTTCGCCTGCTCGATGAAACGCTCGCGCTGCACGACGGGGTCGACGAGCTCCGAGTAGCCTGTCGCCAGTTCGAACCCGCGGATGTAGAGGTCCCACTTCTCGACCACGCCCGTGCGCGACCGGTGCGCGCGAACGAGCGGAGAGGTGTCGACGGGGAAGTTCATCACGAAGGTCGGCCGCACGAGGTCGCCCTTGACGAAGTGCTCCCACAGCTCCTCGACATACTTGCCGTGCAGCGGATGCTCCACCTCGACTCCCTCCGAGGCAGCGATCGCGCGCAGCTCATCGATGGGCGTCTCCGGCGTGATCTCCCGGCCGACCGCCTCGGACAGGCTGCCGTACATGGAGATGCGGTCCCACTCGCCGCCGAGGTCGTACTCTGTGCCGTCGGCCCAGGTCACCACGTGCGATCCCGACACGGCCACGGCGGCGTCCTGGATCAGTTTCTGCGTGAGATCGGCGATCGAGTTGTAGTCGCCGTAGGCCTGGTAGGCCTCGAGCATGGCGAACTCGGGCGAGTGCGTGGAGTCGGCACCCTCGTTGCGGAAGTTGCGGTTGATCTCGAACACCCGGTCGATGCCGCCCACGACGGCGCGCTTCAGGTAGAGCTCCGGAGCGATGCGCAAGTACAGCTCGGTGTCGAACGCGTTCGAGTGGGTGACGAAGGGGCGAGCGGATGCTCCCCCGTGCATGACCTGCAGCATCGGCGTCTCGACCTCGATGAAGTCGAGGTCGTCGAACGTTCGGCGCAGGCTCGCGACGGTCTTGGCGCGGTTGACCACATTGGCGCGGGCCTGGTCGCGGGAGATGAGATCGAGGTATCGGCTGCGCACCCGGTTCTCCTCGGAGAGCTCGCTGTGCAGGTTCGGCAGGGGCAGGATCGCCTTGGCCGCGATGGTCCAGTCGCGCACCATGATCGACAGCTCGCCGCGACGACTGGTGATGACCTCGCCCGAGACGAAGAGGTGGTCGCCGAGGTCGACGAGTTCCTTCCACGCCACCAGGCTCTCCTCGCCCACCTCGGCGAGCGAGACCATGGCCTGGATGCGCGATCCGTCGCCGGACTGCAGCGCGGCGAAGCAGAGCTTGCCGGTGTTGCGGAGGTGGACGACACGACCGGCGATCCCCACGATGTCGCCCGTGGCGACGTCGGCCTCGAGGCCCTCGTGACGGGCGCGCACCGCGGGGATGGTGTCGGTGACGGGGACGCTCACCGGGTAGGCGCCGCCTGCTGCATCCGTCGCCTCGGCGATGAGTCGCTCGCGCTTGGCCAGGCGCACGGCCTTCTGCTCCGAGATCTCCTCGGCCGTCGGCTCGTCGGTGGTCGTCTGGTCGTCGGCCATGAATGTCTCCGTGGGTGCGGGCCCCGTGGCCCGCGTCAGTTCAGGGTGATGGTGGTGTTGTCGATGAGCCGGGTCCCCCCGACGAGTGCGGCCACGAGAACTGTCGCCGTTCCGCGGAAATCGTCGTCAACCGGAAGGAAGGTCGCCGGATCGACGACGACGAGATAGTCCAGTTTAACGGCGTCGTGGTCGCCGAACGCCCCAGCCGCCTCGGCGAGCACCTCGGCGACGCCCTCGAAGGCCGTGTTCTCCGCGGTGCGCAGCGCTTCGGAGAGCGTGATGGCCGCGAGTCGCTCCTCATCGGAGAGGAAGCGATTGCGGCTCGACAACGCCAGGCCGTCGTGTTCGCGCACGGTGTCGACGACCTCGATGCTCGATGCCAGATTGAGGTCGGCGACCATCTGCCGCACCAGGAACGCCTGCTGGGCGTCCTTCCGGCCGAAGACGGCGACGTCGGGCTGGGTGATGCCGAGCAGCTTGGCGACGACAGTGAGCATTCCGTCGAAATGGCCGGGCCTGGCTGCACCCTCGTAGAGAGTTCCGACATGACCGGCCGTGACGCGGGTCTCGACAGCACCGGTCGGATACATCTCGTCGACGGACGGGGCGAACACGAAGGCCGCGCCGTGCGCATCGAGCGCTTCGAGGTCGGCTTCAAGGGTGCGCGGATACCGATCGAGATCCTCACCGACGCCGAACTGGAGCGGGTTCACGAAGATCGACACGATCACCGTCTGGCCCAGCTCCCGCGCGCGGTCGACGAGAGCCAGGTGCCCGGCGTGCAGGGCACCCATCGTCGGCACGAGCACGATCCTGTCACCGGATGCCCGTGCCGAGCGGACGCTCTCGCGCACGGAGGCGATCGTCGTCAGAACCGTGACGGTGTGGCCGGCGGTGGTCGTGTGGGTCATCTCACTCCTCGGATGCGGGAGGGTTGTCGAACCCGTATCCGGTGTCGGCCAGCAGATCGGCCACATCGATGGTACTCGCGCCGCTGCGGGCGAGAGCCGCCTCGACCGAGGAGCGCACGAGCGGCGCGATGAACGTTCCGGCGTTCTCGATGCCGATGCCGCGCAACAGCCCGGCGGCCTGGTCGACGATGGCGCTCGAGAACGACACGGCCGTCTCCACAGCCTCGGCGTAGGCGGGACGGTCCGCTTCGGCGACGATGTGCGGCTCGCCGCCCATCTCCACCACGAGTGCCTGTCCGATCGGCAGGACCGGAGCCGGGGCCGTTACGGCGAACCAGGCCTCGGCGAGCCGGGAGATGTCGAGGCTGGTGCCCGTGAACGTCATCGCGGGATGCACGGCGAGCGGGATGGCCCCGCGCTGCAGCGCCGGGGCGAGCACGTCGGTTCCGTACTCGGCCGCGGTGTGCAGCACCAGTTGTCCCGGCTGCCATGCACCGGTCGCGGCGAGTCCGGCGACGAGGGCCGGGAGCTCGGCCGCCGGCACAGCGAGGATGACGAGTTCGCTGCGCTCGACGACCTCGGGAACGGTCAGGACGGGCACTCCCGGAAGCATCGCATCCGCTCGCTCGAGGCTCGATTCGGACACCGCCGAGATGCCGACGAGGGCGTGGCCGGCTCCGGCGAGCGCGGCTCCGAGAACGGGCCCGACCCTGCCTGCGCCCACGATGCCGATGCCCAGCCGCCCTGCGCGGCTCGATGGCGTCGTCGGGCTCATGATGTGCTCCAGTGGTGGCTCGTGTCCGAGGCCGCGTAGGCGACAGCGTCTGCCTCGGCCTCGGCGAACAGGCTCACGGCGGTGGCGGCGTCGGCGACATCGAGTGACGCGACGACCGGACCGGCGACGGTCTGCAGCTGCACCGCCGCCAGCCGCAGCGAACGCTGGAGCGGACCCTGCGTGAGCGAGACGCTCTGCACCCTCGCGTACGGCACGATCGCGAGATGTCGCGACACGATCCCGTGGCGCAGCAGCAGCACTCCGGATGCCGCCCGGAAGCCGGTGCGTCGCCACGAGAACGGACGAAGCCAGGCGGCTCGGCGCGGAACGCCCGTGTAGTCGTCGCCGCCCCGGGAGACGAGCCCGGCGCGGATCACGAGGTCGGCGTCATCGCCGACGAAGGCGGGCAGCATGAGGCCGAGCACGCGCGACACGTCGTCGGCGGTTCCGACGGGCATGACGGTCGTGTGATCACGGTTCTGGCTGTCGCTCCGGGCGCGGCTCGCCGTGTTGACCTGGATGCGCCACCAGCCGAAGGGACGCCAGAGCAGCGGCTGGCTCACGCCGATGGCGTGGATGCGGCCGGGCGGGAGCGTCTCGTTGTTCGTGGAGAGCAGGCCGTACCCGACGCGCACGCCGTCGGGCGTGCCCGCGATGCTGTAGCGGAGCATCCGCGTGACCCGGTTCCAGTAGTAGCTCACGCTTCCGATGAGGATGGGCAGCACGGCGAAGACGGGCCAGATGGCATCGTTGGCGAAGCCGACGATCAGCGCCACTCCCGCTGCCAGCACGAAGACCGTGTAGCCGCTGAGCAGCACGGACCCGATCAGCCGTACGACGGGGATGCGCACGACCGACTCCGGCGGTGCCAGGTCGGCGTCGAGTTCGGGGGCGAGGAACTCGGTGACCCGCTGGTTGATGACTCCGGGAACCGCGGATGCCGGTGCGCGTGGCGGCATGCCCGTGGAAGCGTCACCCTCGGGGGCGGCCAGGGCAGCGGCGGGGTCATCCCCATCGACTCGGGCGCCGGTGGGCGACTCGGCGGGCGACGGGACGTCGCGGCTCGCCCGCAGGCCGGACGCGAGCTGCAGGATCTCGCGGCGGAGCGCATCCGCCGCCGTCGATCCGAGGTAGGCGAGCTGCACGTTGCCGTCGTTGCCCGCGACGGCGACGTCGAGCTTCGCCGCGCCGAAGAGACGGGGCAGGAGGGACCGCGTGATGGTGACGCCCTGCACCCTGTCGAGGCGCGCACGCCGATGGGTGCGGAAGAGGATGCCGCTGCGCACCTCGACGAGATCGTCCGTCACCCGAAAACTGTGCATGCGCCACGAGAGGTAGAAGCCGGCGATGATCAGGATGAGCACCGCGAGCACGCCGAGGAGTGCCCAGCCCACGAGGCCCCGAGAGTAGATGTCGTCGAGGGGGTCGTCGCCGTAGCTCGGCACGTGGAAGAAGAACTCGACGAGCCGTTCCCGCAGGTTGGCGATCACGAAGCCGGCGATGGCGACGAAGGCGATGCCTCCCCGCAGCAAAGGCGATGCAGGATGCAGGCGATGCCACTCGCCGTCGGTCAGGTTCACAGTCCCGCCCGGCGGCTCTCGGCCAGAGTCACGAGCTGGTCGCGCAGCTCCTCGGCATCGGCTTCCGGCAGGCCGGGGATCGCGACGGCCGTCGATGCCGCAGCCGTCACGAAGCGCAGGTCGGCCAGACCCAGGGCACGCGATACCGGTCCCCGCGTGATGTCGACGAGCTGCATCCGCCCGTATGGGACGGCGACGAAGCGCTGGAACATGATGCCCCGGCGGAACACGAGGTCGTCCGCGCGCAGGGCGTAGCCGATGGAGCGCACCCGACGAGGCTCGACGATGATGCTGATGAGGAAGAACACGATCGCGACAGGCAGCGCCCATCCCGCCCACGTCCACTCCCACGCGAGCCAGGCGACGGCGATCAGGCCGCAGACGACGACGGCCGCGATGCCGAGCTGCACGAGCCCGGCGACCAGGTACTTGGGCGACACCCGCTTCCAGGCGATTCCGGGCAGGTCGATGCGCGATTCGGCCGCGGCACCGCTGTCGGCGCCGGCGCTCGCCATCGCGACGTCGTCGTCATGATCGGTCTCAGGCATGTGCTTCCACTTCATCGTCGGGCTCGTCACTGCTGGGCGGGATCGTGCAGAAGTACTCGGCGACGAGGCCTGCGGCGAGCAGGACTGCCGCGGCCACGACCGAGGCGACCGCCATCCAGATCGAGCCGAGGCCCGGGATGGCCGTGCGGGTGAGGAGGTAGACCAGAACGCCGAGGCTTCCTCCGAGGAGCAGGGCGCCGGAGAGGGACGACGCCTTCGCGAGGGCGGCGACGCGCATGGCACGGAACGGGTTGATGCGCTCCTTCGACTTACCGGTGACGGCACGGCGGATGGGCACGGCGAACGCGATCACGACGGCCGCGATGGCCAGGAGCGCCAGAGGCAGCGAGAGCGGCGGCACGAACACCGCTCTTCCCGTCGCGGCGGTCCCCAGCTCGAGGAGGTAGCCGACCACCAGCCCGACGAGGGCGAGGGCGGTGAGGGTCGTCGGATGCGTGCGGGTCATCGCGCCGTCCATCCGGCGTCGGCCGGCCACACCGCGACGGCGTCGGCCGGCGGCAGTGCTGCGAGCAGCGCGTCGATCCGTCCGTGGCCGGGCAGAACCGCATCCGGTTCGATCTCGAGCCAGGGGGCCAGCACGAAGGCGCGCTCCGCGGCCCGCGGATGCGGCAGCGTCAAGCGCTCGTCGTCTGAGCTGAGGTCCCCGAAGGTGATGATGTCGATGTCGAGGGTGCGGTCGCCCCAGCGTTCGTCGCGCGTGCGCCCGTGGTCGGCCTCGATGGAGTTGACTGCGTGCAGCAGGGCATCGGCGTCGAGCGTCGTCGCGATGGCGACCACGGCGTTCAGATATCGAGGGGCCTGATCGTCGGTTCCGGTGAGCTTGACGGCTGTCGACTCCACGAGCTTCGACGCCGCGGTGAGGCGGATGCCGTCGGTGTCGGCGATCTCGGCGATGGCTGTGGCGATCTGCTCGGAGCGGTCTCCGAGGTTGCTGCCGAGGGCGAGCACGGCGTGGCTCTCCACGGCTGCGGTGCGCGGCGCGGCGCTCACGCGCGACCCCGGGTGATGCTGACGGCCACGTCGTCGAATCGCTCGGGGATGGGGGCGTGCGGCTTGTGCACCGTGACCCGGACCTCCTGGGCGGCTGGATGCTCGAGCACGGTGGTCGCGATGCGTTCGGCCAGGGTCTCGATGAGATCGACGGGATCGCGGCGCACGGCCTCGGCGATCTCAACGGCGAGCTCCCCGTAGTGAATGGTCTGCGCCAGCTCGTCATCGGCCGCCGCTGACGAGAAGTCGAGCCACACCGTGGCGTCGATCACGAACTCCTGGCCGTCTCGGCGCTCGTGATCGAACACGCCGTGATGCGCGTCGACGCGCAGGCCGGTGATGGTGATGCTGTCGAGCGTCTTATCCACGCTCTCCACCTTGCCATGCGCGCACGACGTCGAGGGCGCGCCGCGTGCCGAGAACGTCGTGGACGCGCACGCCCCACACGCCCGCGCGAGCGCTCAGAGCGCTCACCACGGCCGTCGGCAGATCGCGATCCGCCACGGGTGCGTCGGCAGGGAGGAGATGCCCGAGGAACCGCTTGCGGGAGGCTCCGATGAGAAGCGGGAACCCGAGACCGGCGAGATCGCCCAGGTTGCCGAGCAGTTCCCAGTCGTGCTCCGCACGCTTGGCGAAGCCGAGTCCGGGATCGAGGATGATGCGGTCGGACCTGATGCCGGCGGCCAACAGGGCCTCGACACGGTCGGCGAGTTCGGTGCGCACGTCGGCCACGACATCGCCGTAGCGAGCGAGATCGTTCATGTGCTTCGAATGACCGCGCCAGTGCATGGCCACGTAGTGGACGTCGAGGTCGGCGACGGCGGCTGCCATGTCGGGGTCGGCGAGTCCGCCCGAGACGTCGTTCACGACCGCGGCTCCGGCTGCGACGGCCTCGATGGCCGTCGAGGCGTTCATCGTGTCGACGCTCACCGCGATTCCCGCGGCGCTGAGCGCTGCGATCACGGGGATTACGCGGTGCTGCTCTGCGACGGGGTCGACCCTCTCGGCCCCGGGGCGGGTCGACTCCCCGCCCACGTCGATCAGGTCGGCGCCCTCGGCGACCAGCATCTCTGCATGGGCGATGGCTGCGTCGGTGTCGACCCAGCGTCCGCCGTCACTGAACGAGTCCGGCGTGACGTTGAGCACGCCGAGGATGACGGTGTCGACGGATGCCGTCATGTCAGCTCCGCGGGGATTCGCCGATGAGCGCCATGAGCTCGGCCCTGGCGACGGGATCCGTCAGCTCTCCGCGACTGGCCACGGTCACCGTCGAACTGCCGGCCTGGCGCGAGCCGCGGGCGACGACGCACCTGTGGACTGCATCCATCACCACGAGGACCCCGCGGGCGCCGAGGCCTGTCTCGAGGGCCTCGGCGATCTCCTCGGTCAGGCGTTCCTGCAGCTGGGGCCTGGTGGAGAGGGTCTCGACGACATCGGCGAGCTTGCCGAGTCCGACCACGCGCTCACCGGGAAGGTAGGCGACGTGCACGATCCCGACGAACGGGAGCAGATGGTGCTCGCAGATCGACCTGAAGTCGATCCCCCTCACGATGACGGCATCGCTTGTCTGCGGCAGGCCGTCATCGCTCACGCCCAGGGGCACGGCGTCGAGCAGATGCGACACGGGGTCGACCTCGAGCCCGCCGAAGAACTCCGCGTAGGAGTCGGCGACGCGCTTCGGGGTCCTCACGAGTCCCGGTCGGGATGGGTCCTCGCCGATCGCGAGAAGCAGCTCGGTCACCGCTGCCTCGATGCGCGGCCGATCGACGCCCGT from Leifsonia sp. Root1293 includes:
- a CDS encoding PH domain-containing protein, whose translation is MNLTDGEWHRLHPASPLLRGGIAFVAIAGFVIANLRERLVEFFFHVPSYGDDPLDDIYSRGLVGWALLGVLAVLILIIAGFYLSWRMHSFRVTDDLVEVRSGILFRTHRRARLDRVQGVTITRSLLPRLFGAAKLDVAVAGNDGNVQLAYLGSTAADALRREILQLASGLRASRDVPSPAESPTGARVDGDDPAAALAAPEGDASTGMPPRAPASAVPGVINQRVTEFLAPELDADLAPPESVVRIPVVRLIGSVLLSGYTVFVLAAGVALIVGFANDAIWPVFAVLPILIGSVSYYWNRVTRMLRYSIAGTPDGVRVGYGLLSTNNETLPPGRIHAIGVSQPLLWRPFGWWRIQVNTASRARSDSQNRDHTTVMPVGTADDVSRVLGLMLPAFVGDDADLVIRAGLVSRGGDDYTGVPRRAAWLRPFSWRRTGFRAASGVLLLRHGIVSRHLAIVPYARVQSVSLTQGPLQRSLRLAAVQLQTVAGPVVASLDVADAATAVSLFAEAEADAVAYAASDTSHHWSTS
- a CDS encoding PH domain-containing protein — protein: MPETDHDDDVAMASAGADSGAAAESRIDLPGIAWKRVSPKYLVAGLVQLGIAAVVVCGLIAVAWLAWEWTWAGWALPVAIVFFLISIIVEPRRVRSIGYALRADDLVFRRGIMFQRFVAVPYGRMQLVDITRGPVSRALGLADLRFVTAAASTAVAIPGLPEADAEELRDQLVTLAESRRAGL
- a CDS encoding DUF3180 family protein; amino-acid sequence: MTRTHPTTLTALALVGLVVGYLLELGTAATGRAVFVPPLSLPLALLAIAAVVIAFAVPIRRAVTGKSKERINPFRAMRVAALAKASSLSGALLLGGSLGVLVYLLTRTAIPGLGSIWMAVASVVAAAVLLAAGLVAEYFCTIPPSSDEPDDEVEAHA
- the folK gene encoding 2-amino-4-hydroxy-6-hydroxymethyldihydropteridine diphosphokinase, which gives rise to MSAAPRTAAVESHAVLALGSNLGDRSEQIATAIAEIADTDGIRLTAASKLVESTAVKLTGTDDQAPRYLNAVVAIATTLDADALLHAVNSIEADHGRTRDERWGDRTLDIDIITFGDLSSDDERLTLPHPRAAERAFVLAPWLEIEPDAVLPGHGRIDALLAALPPADAVAVWPADAGWTAR
- the folB gene encoding dihydroneopterin aldolase; translation: MDKTLDSITITGLRVDAHHGVFDHERRDGQEFVIDATVWLDFSSAAADDELAQTIHYGELAVEIAEAVRRDPVDLIETLAERIATTVLEHPAAQEVRVTVHKPHAPIPERFDDVAVSITRGRA
- the folP gene encoding dihydropteroate synthase — protein: MTASVDTVILGVLNVTPDSFSDGGRWVDTDAAIAHAEMLVAEGADLIDVGGESTRPGAERVDPVAEQHRVIPVIAALSAAGIAVSVDTMNASTAIEAVAAGAAVVNDVSGGLADPDMAAAVADLDVHYVAMHWRGHSKHMNDLARYGDVVADVRTELADRVEALLAAGIRSDRIILDPGLGFAKRAEHDWELLGNLGDLAGLGFPLLIGASRKRFLGHLLPADAPVADRDLPTAVVSALSARAGVWGVRVHDVLGTRRALDVVRAWQGGERG
- the folE gene encoding GTP cyclohydrolase I, giving the protein MTGVDRPRIEAAVTELLLAIGEDPSRPGLVRTPKRVADSYAEFFGGLEVDPVSHLLDAVPLGVSDDGLPQTSDAVIVRGIDFRSICEHHLLPFVGIVHVAYLPGERVVGLGKLADVVETLSTRPQLQERLTEEIAEALETGLGARGVLVVMDAVHRCVVARGSRQAGSSTVTVASRGELTDPVARAELMALIGESPRS